One region of Paralichthys olivaceus isolate ysfri-2021 chromosome 12, ASM2471397v2, whole genome shotgun sequence genomic DNA includes:
- the erich1 gene encoding uncharacterized protein erich1 isoform X1, producing the protein MTQRKEVFQSKVLQRLFPAAPKLDKEPSPPCIVEALAKKTFVKRKKAQEDTAAGDAGQTQSAAIPHPRVYTVLPPPADYKTHPEKSVTLSQLESINSAKDPAEESVHESNEELDQDKEQEEHKRKRKRRKRKPGPHQDSGQDGAAPGQSQTVAVVEGGEHISRNKKRKLKKKRHKEKLLSMGEMPRAAALVFTYQKDGGEEEEDNDNERRAAEVSDFLRTTLEIYLSDPKLHVENKSPRLSSTVDNLLSHISSGCEPNSVLKQLYSLKTSVQHKETAKLEKALQELHNSSSMTAGQYWYLGKHQKCKLYFPRRASDKRNCDKAANKSFSRVKCCFVFVPRIYLRLHWPPLARICQGTSLTCPCRRIRCRRFTVPILDHRYPSHAGRQDEGTFYHTPMRLSVTLKQRRH; encoded by the exons atgacacagaggaaagaag TATTTCAGTCAAAAGTTCTGCAGAGGCTTTTTCCTGCAGCTCCCAAATTGGACAAGGAACCCAGCCCACCATGCATCGTAGAAGCTCTAGCCAAGAAAACctttgtgaaaagaaagaaagctcaAGAGGACACTGCTGCAG GTGATGCAGGGCAGACGCAGAGTGCAGCCATTCCCCACCCTCGGGTTTACactgttcttcctcctcctgcagattaCAAGACACATCCAGAGAAATCAGTCACACTCTCTCAACTAGAAAGTATAAACAGTGCCAAGGACCCAGCTG AAGAGAGCGTGCATGAGAGCAATGAGGAGCTAGACCAGGATAAGGAGCAAGaagaacacaaaagaaaaaggaaaaggaggaaaaggaaaccAGGTCCTCATCAAGACTCTGGGCAAGATGGTGCAGCTCCAGGTCAGAGTCAAACTGTGGCTGTGGTTGAGGGAGGAGAGCACATTAGCAGGAACAAGAAGAGGAAGCTGAAGAAGAAACGGCACAAAGAGAAGCTGCTCTCCATGGGTGAGATGCCCCGAGCTGCTGCCCTGGTGTTTACGTACCAAAAagatgggggagaggaggaggaggataatgATAATGAGAGGAGAGCTGCTGAGGTGTCAGACTTCCTCAGGACAACACTGGAAATCTATTTGTCAGATC CCAAATTGCATGTAGAAAACAAGAGTCCTCGCCTGTCCAGTACAGTGGACAACCTTCTGAGCCACATATCCAGCGGATGTGAGCCGAACTCTGTCCTGAAGCAGCTCTATAGTCTCAAGACTTCTGTTCAACACAAAGAGACGGCAAAACTGGAAAAGGCGCTGCAGGAGCTACACAACAGCTCGAGTATGACTGCAGGTCAGTACTGGTATCTGGGAAAAcatcaaaaatgtaaattgtatTTCCCAAGAAGAGCAAGCGATAAAAGAAACTGCGATAAGGCTGCTAATAAGAGCTTTAGTCGTGTAAAATGCTGTTTCGTGTTTGTTCCGAGGATTTATCTGCGTCTACACTGGCCTCCTCTTGCCCGGATCTGCCAAGGCACCTCACTGACCTGTCCCTGCAG aAGAATACGCTGCCGTCGCTTCACTGTTCCAATACTGGATCACAGATATCCTTCCCATGCGGGGCGACAAGACGAGGGGACTTTCTACCACACACCCATGAGACTGTCAGTCACACTGAAACAGAGACGCCACTGA
- the erich1 gene encoding glutamate-rich protein 1 isoform X3 translates to MTQRKEVFQSKVLQRLFPAAPKLDKEPSPPCIVEALAKKTFVKRKKAQEDTAAGDAGQTQSAAIPHPRVYTVLPPPADYKTHPEKSVTLSQLESINSAKDPAEESVHESNEELDQDKEQEEHKRKRKRRKRKPGPHQDSGQDGAAPGQSQTVAVVEGGEHISRNKKRKLKKKRHKEKLLSMGEMPRAAALVFTYQKDGGEEEEDNDNERRAAEVSDFLRTTLEIYLSDPKLHVENKSPRLSSTVDNLLSHISSGCEPNSVLKQLYSLKTSVQHKETAKLEKALQELHNSSSMTAEEYAAVASLFQYWITDILPMRGDKTRGLSTTHP, encoded by the exons atgacacagaggaaagaag TATTTCAGTCAAAAGTTCTGCAGAGGCTTTTTCCTGCAGCTCCCAAATTGGACAAGGAACCCAGCCCACCATGCATCGTAGAAGCTCTAGCCAAGAAAACctttgtgaaaagaaagaaagctcaAGAGGACACTGCTGCAG GTGATGCAGGGCAGACGCAGAGTGCAGCCATTCCCCACCCTCGGGTTTACactgttcttcctcctcctgcagattaCAAGACACATCCAGAGAAATCAGTCACACTCTCTCAACTAGAAAGTATAAACAGTGCCAAGGACCCAGCTG AAGAGAGCGTGCATGAGAGCAATGAGGAGCTAGACCAGGATAAGGAGCAAGaagaacacaaaagaaaaaggaaaaggaggaaaaggaaaccAGGTCCTCATCAAGACTCTGGGCAAGATGGTGCAGCTCCAGGTCAGAGTCAAACTGTGGCTGTGGTTGAGGGAGGAGAGCACATTAGCAGGAACAAGAAGAGGAAGCTGAAGAAGAAACGGCACAAAGAGAAGCTGCTCTCCATGGGTGAGATGCCCCGAGCTGCTGCCCTGGTGTTTACGTACCAAAAagatgggggagaggaggaggaggataatgATAATGAGAGGAGAGCTGCTGAGGTGTCAGACTTCCTCAGGACAACACTGGAAATCTATTTGTCAGATC CCAAATTGCATGTAGAAAACAAGAGTCCTCGCCTGTCCAGTACAGTGGACAACCTTCTGAGCCACATATCCAGCGGATGTGAGCCGAACTCTGTCCTGAAGCAGCTCTATAGTCTCAAGACTTCTGTTCAACACAAAGAGACGGCAAAACTGGAAAAGGCGCTGCAGGAGCTACACAACAGCTCGAGTATGACTGCAG aAGAATACGCTGCCGTCGCTTCACTGTTCCAATACTGGATCACAGATATCCTTCCCATGCGGGGCGACAAGACGAGGGGACTTTCTACCACACACCCATGA
- the erich1 gene encoding uncharacterized protein erich1 isoform X2, producing MTQRKEVFQSKVLQRLFPAAPKLDKEPSPPCIVEALAKKTFVKRKKAQEDTAADYKTHPEKSVTLSQLESINSAKDPAEESVHESNEELDQDKEQEEHKRKRKRRKRKPGPHQDSGQDGAAPGQSQTVAVVEGGEHISRNKKRKLKKKRHKEKLLSMGEMPRAAALVFTYQKDGGEEEEDNDNERRAAEVSDFLRTTLEIYLSDPKLHVENKSPRLSSTVDNLLSHISSGCEPNSVLKQLYSLKTSVQHKETAKLEKALQELHNSSSMTAGQYWYLGKHQKCKLYFPRRASDKRNCDKAANKSFSRVKCCFVFVPRIYLRLHWPPLARICQGTSLTCPCRRIRCRRFTVPILDHRYPSHAGRQDEGTFYHTPMRLSVTLKQRRH from the exons atgacacagaggaaagaag TATTTCAGTCAAAAGTTCTGCAGAGGCTTTTTCCTGCAGCTCCCAAATTGGACAAGGAACCCAGCCCACCATGCATCGTAGAAGCTCTAGCCAAGAAAACctttgtgaaaagaaagaaagctcaAGAGGACACTGCTGCAG attaCAAGACACATCCAGAGAAATCAGTCACACTCTCTCAACTAGAAAGTATAAACAGTGCCAAGGACCCAGCTG AAGAGAGCGTGCATGAGAGCAATGAGGAGCTAGACCAGGATAAGGAGCAAGaagaacacaaaagaaaaaggaaaaggaggaaaaggaaaccAGGTCCTCATCAAGACTCTGGGCAAGATGGTGCAGCTCCAGGTCAGAGTCAAACTGTGGCTGTGGTTGAGGGAGGAGAGCACATTAGCAGGAACAAGAAGAGGAAGCTGAAGAAGAAACGGCACAAAGAGAAGCTGCTCTCCATGGGTGAGATGCCCCGAGCTGCTGCCCTGGTGTTTACGTACCAAAAagatgggggagaggaggaggaggataatgATAATGAGAGGAGAGCTGCTGAGGTGTCAGACTTCCTCAGGACAACACTGGAAATCTATTTGTCAGATC CCAAATTGCATGTAGAAAACAAGAGTCCTCGCCTGTCCAGTACAGTGGACAACCTTCTGAGCCACATATCCAGCGGATGTGAGCCGAACTCTGTCCTGAAGCAGCTCTATAGTCTCAAGACTTCTGTTCAACACAAAGAGACGGCAAAACTGGAAAAGGCGCTGCAGGAGCTACACAACAGCTCGAGTATGACTGCAGGTCAGTACTGGTATCTGGGAAAAcatcaaaaatgtaaattgtatTTCCCAAGAAGAGCAAGCGATAAAAGAAACTGCGATAAGGCTGCTAATAAGAGCTTTAGTCGTGTAAAATGCTGTTTCGTGTTTGTTCCGAGGATTTATCTGCGTCTACACTGGCCTCCTCTTGCCCGGATCTGCCAAGGCACCTCACTGACCTGTCCCTGCAG aAGAATACGCTGCCGTCGCTTCACTGTTCCAATACTGGATCACAGATATCCTTCCCATGCGGGGCGACAAGACGAGGGGACTTTCTACCACACACCCATGAGACTGTCAGTCACACTGAAACAGAGACGCCACTGA
- the LOC138412299 gene encoding uncharacterized protein yields the protein MFFRLPRLTPGYIRLLQTQAFHNVAVVPPAERTMPGMAVLLGAVGIAMCGYSSRQLALYHRPSARVLQWVGTHTDASTAAHKTPILDVTRRANACQEIPAPSFVGQKFP from the exons ATGTTTTTCAGACTTCCGAGACTGACCCCGGGCTACATCAGGCTGCTGCAG ACGCAGGCCTTTCATAATGTGGCTGTAGTGCCCCCAGCTGAGAGGACCATGCCTGGTATGGCCGTGCTGCTGGGGGCGGTGGGGATCGCTATGTGCGGCTACAGCTCCAGGCAGTTGGCCCTCTACCACCGGCCCTCTGCCCGTGTGTTGCAGTGGGTTGGCACGCACACCGACGCAAGCACAGCGGCCCACAAGACCCCCATCCTGGATGTAACTCGCCGGGCCAATGCCTGCCAGGAGATCCCAGCCCCGTCCTTCGTCGGACAGAAGTTCCCTTGA